The region CCACGATTTGTCGAACCACACAAACCCAGCGGATTACCAGACGATTCGCCAAACTCTGCAATCGAAGGAACAACACTGTAAGACAGGTTCGAGAATACCATTGGTGTGCCATGCTTGCGGCTCGGAGCAAGCATGCTTGATCGACTTGCCATGCGTATTTGATTTCGGGGATCGGCAGAAGACCCGAAGGGGTGGCTGGGGTTGAGCGTCTTCGCGAACCCCCAGTTCGTGCCGAAAATCGCAGAGGGTTCGAAGACTCAACCCCAGCCACCCGCCGCGCAGTTTTTTATTCTAACCCGTACAAAATCGGGCGACACAGTCACAAAAAAAGACGGGCGGCACTGTCATTCACGTGGCGATCATGCCCAGTCACCATCGCACCTGGCCGCCATCGGCATGCGACGACCAACCCCAAAGGCGCGTGGTGAGACTTTAATCCCCGGTGGCATCTGCCAGCGTTTGTACTCGTTCCGATCCAGTCGTCTGGCGACCCACTCGACTGTCGTCGCGGGGAACTTATCGCTGAGAGCCGCCACAGATTCTTCCCGGTCAATCAGGCCCCGCAGAATGTCATCCAGCATGTCGTAGGGGGGAAGCGTGTCCTGATCGAACTGGTTGGGGGCCAGCTCTGCGGAAGGAGGTTTTGTGAGAATGTTCGCCGGAATGATCTCCTTCCCTTCCTGTTGGTTAATGAACTCGCAAAGCCGATAGACCTCGCCTTTGTACAAATCGCTCAAGGGTGCGAGAGCACCGTTCATATCGCCATAGAGTGTGCAATACCCCATGGCGAGTTCACTCTTATTGCCTGTCGCCAGAGCCAGCCAGCCGTGATGATTGCTGCGTGCCATCACAATGGCACCACGAATTCGTGACTGCAGATTCTGATCAGCCAGCCCCGCTGGCTTAGATGCCAGCTCCTCTCCCAGCACTGCAATCATTTCATACGCCCGGTGCACAGCATCGATGGGGATGGTGCAATGATCGATTTTCAATCGTTCTGCCAGCAGGATGGCATCTTCCAGGCTATGGTCTGTGCTGTATCTGCTGGGAAGCAGCAGGCCATGAACATGTTCCGGCCCCAAAGCTCTGGCTGCCAGATACGCGACGAGCGCGCTATCCACACCTCCAGAAAGCCCCAGAACGCAATCCGTGAAACCCGACTTATGGCAATAATCGCGAATGCCCAGCACCATAGCTTCATGAAGATCAGACTCGACGGGCATCTGCAGAGAAATCTGCCGCGGAGGAAGTGCCTGGGTATCAACCTGCAACAAGCCCCTTCGAAAAGCGGGCAACGTCGCCACACACGACCCATTCGCATCGAGAACAAAACTCTGCCCGTCGAATACAAGATCGTCATTGCCGCCAATCTGATCGGCAAAGAGAAACGGAATCGACCAGTGCCGGGCATGATAGGCCATCAGTTCATGACGCCGCCGCGACTTGCCGACTTCGAACGGGCTGGCTGAGAGATTAATCAGCAGAGTCGCTCCCTGCTTCCCTAATTCCGCCACAGGGTCTCCCAGCAGTTCCGGGTCTGTCGCATAGAACGTAGCCGGGTCATGAAACCAGGCATCTTCGCAAATATGAATTCCCAGCTTTTCACCACGAAACGGGATGGGTGCCAGTTTTTGAGCGGGGCGGAAGTATCGCCGTTCATCGAAGACATCGTAATTGGGCAAGAGCCGCTTATGGATGGTGGCGAGAACTTTTC is a window of Planctopirus limnophila DSM 3776 DNA encoding:
- a CDS encoding NAD+ synthase — encoded protein: MKIALLQTNPTVGDLAGNARLVQEAAHMAASSGADLLVTSELVLSGYPPKDLLSRQGFVAACDRWVDQLAGELPKELGVVVGHPTQRDCPQGRIANAASLIHEGKVLATIHKRLLPNYDVFDERRYFRPAQKLAPIPFRGEKLGIHICEDAWFHDPATFYATDPELLGDPVAELGKQGATLLINLSASPFEVGKSRRRHELMAYHARHWSIPFLFADQIGGNDDLVFDGQSFVLDANGSCVATLPAFRRGLLQVDTQALPPRQISLQMPVESDLHEAMVLGIRDYCHKSGFTDCVLGLSGGVDSALVAYLAARALGPEHVHGLLLPSRYSTDHSLEDAILLAERLKIDHCTIPIDAVHRAYEMIAVLGEELASKPAGLADQNLQSRIRGAIVMARSNHHGWLALATGNKSELAMGYCTLYGDMNGALAPLSDLYKGEVYRLCEFINQQEGKEIIPANILTKPPSAELAPNQFDQDTLPPYDMLDDILRGLIDREESVAALSDKFPATTVEWVARRLDRNEYKRWQMPPGIKVSPRAFGVGRRMPMAARCDGDWA